The following nucleotide sequence is from Ignavibacteriales bacterium.
GAAATATCGTGGACACCCTCTGGCAGGTACGGCGATCTGCGTCTTCACAGCGGTGACATACTTGTCTCGAGAGGAGGTGCGCCGGTCTCGGCATTGATAGCGCGTGGTAATGACTTCCCGGGCAGTTTCTCTCACGTTGCGCTTGTTTACGTGGATGAAAATACGGGTAAGATATATACGGTCGAGTCTCATATCGAGATCGGGGCGGCAGTCTCTACACTCGAGGAATATCTCGCCGATAAAAAATACCGCGTAATGATACTGCGTCCGCGCGGTGACGTCCCGGAGTTTAAAGCCAACCCGATGCTTCCGCACGAGGCGGCGCTGATGGCATACACGAATGTCACCACGGGGCATATACCCTATGATTTCGAGATGAATTTCAGTGACCCGTCAAAACTGTTTTGCTCGGAGGTCGCGTACGCGTACTATAAGCAGTACGGCGTAGAGCTATGGTCGGGAATATCCACTATATCTTCTAAGGGTGTTGCCGACTGGCTTTACTCAGTGGGGGTGAGGAACTTCGAGACGCACGAGCCGTCCGACCTGGAATACGATCCGCAGCTTACAGTGGTGGCTGAGCTCCGTAATCCTGAAGCACTCTACGAACGCCATAAGGATGATGCTGTACTCGACGTGATGCTGGAGGACGCAACGAAGAAAAACGAACGATTGGAGTATGATTGGTATCTGCTTCCTTTTGCGAGGATGCTCAAGCTGTACAGCCTCGTGCTGAACATGTTCGATAAGGAAGGTCCGATACCCGAGGGAATGTCACCGGAGGCAGCGCTAAGGGTAAGTAACTTCGAGAAAAGATTCAAGCAGATCAAAAGCCGTCTGGACGAGCTTTCGGATGAATTTAAAAAGAAAGAGGGCTATACGCCACCGTACTGGCAATTAGTAAAGATGGCTAAAACAGCAAAGGATGAAATAAAATAATGTACATACCGAAACATTTCAGGGAAGAAGACGAGCAGGAGATCGAGAATTTCATTAAAGCGAACAGCTTTGGAATTATTGTCTCCGTGCAGGAAGGTATTCCAATTGGAACACACATTCCTTTTATGATAGAGAAGCGTGACGGCGAGCTCATTCTCCGCGCTCACATTGCAAGAGCCAACACGCAGAAGGAATCGCTTACAGACGGCGCGAAGGTGCTGGTTATTTTCCCCGGGCCTCACACATATATTTCATCTACCTGGTATAAGAATACGAGTGTACCGACGTGGAACTTCATGTCCGTACACGCATACGGCACTCTGCGGCTTATCGATGATGAGGAACTCCACAAATCCCTCTCCGACCTGGTAAAAGTGAACGAGGGCGAAGGCGGACATGATATTACTTCCTATCCGGATGACTATGTGCGTAAGCTGATGAACGGCGTTATTGGGTTTGAAATTACGGTGAACGAGATACAGGCTAAGTACAAACTTAGCCAGAATAAAAATGAAGACGACCGCGAAGGTGTGTATAAAGGACTCTCTGAAAGAGAAGACG
It contains:
- a CDS encoding FMN-binding negative transcriptional regulator yields the protein MYIPKHFREEDEQEIENFIKANSFGIIVSVQEGIPIGTHIPFMIEKRDGELILRAHIARANTQKESLTDGAKVLVIFPGPHTYISSTWYKNTSVPTWNFMSVHAYGTLRLIDDEELHKSLSDLVKVNEGEGGHDITSYPDDYVRKLMNGVIGFEITVNEIQAKYKLSQNKNEDDREGVYKGLSEREDEQSGEIMKEMKRKNKE